Part of the Granulicella cerasi genome is shown below.
TCAAGCCTGGACGCCTGAGCGACGAAGAGATGGTGGTGATGCGCAGTCACTGCGAGCAGGGCTATCGCATCGTCCGGAAGATACCGTTCCTCACCGAAGCAGCCGAAATCGTGCTCTCCCACCAGGAGCGTTACGACGGCAGCGGATATCCCCGCGCGCTTGTCGCCGACGAAATTCCGCTGGGCGCGCGCATCTTCGCGGTCGCCGACACGCTCGACGCCATCACTTCCGATCGTCCCTATCGACGTGGACGCAGCTTCGACGAGGCTTACCGCGAGATCGAGCGCTGCCGTGGATCGCAATTCGACCCCGACGTGATCGACGCCTTCCTCACCCTTCCCGGACCTACCTGGCCCGCGATTCGCGCGGAAGTCGGCCGCCAGACCCACGCCGCCGAACTCGTACGCCGCGCCGTCGCCGCCTGAAGAAAGCTTTCTCCGTCAGCCTCTGACTACGCATCCAAAGCGGCAGGAGACGAGCCATGCCCACTCTACTCACCGGTAAAATCCTCGACGAGACCGTCGCAAATCTCCCCGGCTGGAGCCTTGAGAACGGCCAGCTCACCCGGAAATGGAAATTTCCGGATTTTTCTGCGGCGATCAAATTCGTAAACCAGGTAGCAGAGATCGCAGAGACGGCCAACCACCATCCTGACATCGATATCCGCTATAACGTTGTAATCACGTCACTTTCGACGCACGACGCTGGTGGAATCACCGACCTCGACATCCAGATTGCGCGAACTCTCCTTCAGAAATTTGGGAGCGAATGAAATATTTGTATGAAATGCGGAATATTCTGCTGGACATAAATCCCATTTGTGGTATCTTTTGATTATCGCTGCTACAGCGAGAGACTTTTCGAGCACTACCGCTCGACACAAGTTGCGTCACTGGCCTCCCGGCATGGACAAAGCACCGTCCATGCCGTCCTTTTTTTCTACGGCCAGACTTTGACCTCTCTCCCCCTTGCAACTTTCGTTTCTCCTCCCCCGCAGCTACACTCAGCGTATGAGGAAGTTTCTTGGATTGATGGCGGTAATGGCGGCGAGCCTGGTGGCTTCGGCCCAGTTTTCAGACCCTGCGAAGGACATCCCCGCGTACAACTCCCAGGCGCCTCATGCACCTCTGCCGCCCGTGCTGAGCGGCAAGCAGCTCACGGGTGTCTATTTCTCTCATCCCTACCAGGTGACCGCGTACAAAATGGCGGCGCAGGTTCCGGGTGTTCTCTTCCAACAGCCTTGCTACTGCCGCTGCGATCGCGGCATGGGACACAACAGTCTGCATAGCTGCTTTGAAGGGCTCCACGGTGCGGAATGTTCCACCTGCATGAAGGAAGCGGCGTACACCTATCGCGAGACGAAGAGGGGCCGCTCCGCCGCGCAGATTCGTGCAGGCATTGAGCGCGGCGAGTTCGAATCGATCGACCTGGAGCACATCGCCCTGTAGCTTCCACGTCAAGGCGAAGAACCGGCGTATAATGAATTCAGTTCTTTGAGAGCCACAACGCAATGTTGGGCCAGCTCCACCATGTGGGGGCGTCACGGCTTCGACGGGATTGCTTGCGGTAAAGAGGCATGCCGGGGTGTGGACACCCGTAATCGCTCACAAAAACACAAGTGCCGAACCTCAATTCGCACTCGCTGCTTAATTAAATAAGTAGCCGATCACTCGGGCTTCGCCTATGGGCCCGTACTGGTCGTCGCACAGTAGGCTGGTCTGCGGTGCTCCGCCTGGGCGCCAAGGATGAGATCGATCAGGCTGGTGACCGGTGTATCTTTGCCCATTCCAAACACTGGTTACGAGACAAAAGCGAACTGGGAAAAGCATGAATGCTCTTTATCGACTGTAGTTTCGGACGTGGGTTCGACTCCCACCGCCTCCACCAACTTCCCTTCTTCCAATCCATCGCCGCCTAGGCGAAGACCCGCATGGCGCGGATCTCCACTCGCTTCGCCAGACAGTCGTCGGCAAGCGTCTGTGCGCGCGTCAGGTCGGTGCTCAGGTACTTCTTGCTGTCGTCGGCGAAGACGGTACCAACGCCCGTGCCCGCACCAAGCCCCATAGCGACGCGCACCGCGCCCAACAGGTTCGCGCCCGACGAGATCCCCACTCCCATGCCCGTTTCGCACGCGAGTCGCTGCGCCATGTGGATCGCCTCCGCGTCGCTGATCGCGATCGGGGCATCGAGCGTCTCGAGTTTCACGATTGACGGAATGAACTCATCCGAAATGCCCTGGATGCGATGCTGCCCCACCTTGCAGCCCGTCGTCAGTGTCGGCGACTCAGCTGGCTCCAGCGGATGCAGGCGAATCTCCGGGAAACACCGGCGTAGCGCCGCACCGACACCCATCACCGTACCGCCAGTCCCCACACCTGCCACGAAAGCATCCAGCGATCCGCCTACGCGTGCCATCTGCTCGCAGAGTTCCTTGCCCGTGCCGCAAAGGTGCGCGGCAATGTTGGCCTCGTTCGAAAACTGACGCGGCAGAAAGATCTCTGGATCATTGGCTGCCATCGCCTCGGCCATCGCGATCGAGCCGAGGAAGCCACCTTCCGCCTTCGACACCAGGCGAACATCCGCTCCAAAACTCTTCATGAGCATGATGCGCTCCTGGCTCATCCAGTCGGGCATGAAGATCGTGACCGGGTGGCCGAGTGCACGCCCGAGCGCTGAAAACGAAATCCCTGTGTTACCGCTCGTCGCCTCGACGATGCGGAATCCCGGCTTCAACGCACCGCTGCGGTAGCCTTCGCGCAGGATATGCAGCGCCATGCGGTCCTTAATGCTGCCCGTCAGGTTCTTCCACTCGCACTTCACGAAGACGTTGTATGTCGCGTCATCGACTCCGACCTCGAGATGCAGCAGAGGTGTGTGGCCGATCATGCCTTCAAGCGCTTCGAAGCGCTGCGGCAACTCGATATCTTGCGCGGAGGTCGGCGTGACGGGCATTTCCAACTCGGTGAACATACTTCAACGATAAGCAGAACGAACTCGCCCATACAGGCGTGTCATTTCCTATTACGCCCGCTTTGCCTCATTTTCTTCTTGTCAGCGAGACTTCTTCCTTACATCCTAAGGAGGTATGGAACTCGACCTCATTGACCGCAAGATTCTCACGCTGCTTCAAGAAGACGCACGCACGAGCTACGCAGAACTCGGGCGGAAGGTTGGACTCAGTACTCCATCCACGATCGAGCGCGTCCGTCGTCTCGAAGATGCCGGCGTGATCACCGGCTACAAGGCGCACATCGATCCCGCAGCGCTTGGCCTCACGATGTCCGCCATCATTCGCGTGACCATCGCTGGCGAAAGGCTCGTACGCTTTGCGCAACAGGTGCAGAAGATCAAGGAAGTGATGGAGTGCCACCGCGTTACGGGCGGCGAGTCGTTCATCCTGCGTGTTGCCGTGCGCGATACGCAACACCTCGAGCAGGTCATCGACTCGCTTGTCCCCTACGTCGCGACGACGACGTCGCTTGTCCTGGCATCACCCGTAAAGTGGCGTCCACTTACGGTCTTGCCCGAGCGCGCGGTAGCCGTGCCTCGCCGAAAGCCGACGCCGCGCTGATGCTCGATCAGCGCCTGCGCGCCGGCCGCTTCGTCAGCTGGTCCAGGAACGCGCTCTGCACATGATTGAGGCTGCGCCCGCGCAGCACCGCCGCTACCACCGTGCGCGACACCCGAGGATCACTCACGCGGACGTAGCTGCAGTCAGGATGCGAGCCGACGGCCATCGCTGGCACAAACGAGATGCCGATGCCCGCCGCCACCATCGCCAACAGGCTGCTCAACTGTCCACTCTCAAACGCGATCTGCGGAGTAATGCGCGCATGTGTGCAGGCGGCGATGCTGAGGTCGCGGAAGCAGTGGCCATCGCGCAGCATCACGAAAGATTCTCCTCGCAGATCCTTCAGGCTCGCCGTCTTCTTCGCCGCAAGCGTATGCGCCTGGGGCACGGCCACATACAGCGCCTCTGTTTGCAGGGAAAACGTCTCGAGGTCTTTGTGTCGCAGCGGCAATGCAAGAATCGCCACGTCGATCGACAGATCGCGGAGCCCTTCGACAAGCTGCGGCGTCATCTCTTCCACGATGCGCAGGCGAGCCTCCGGCAACTGCCGCATAAACTCCGTGGCGTACACCGGCATCAGATACGGCGCGATCGTGGGGATCACACCGACCGTCACACTTCCGCGCAGGTCCGCGGTCTGGCTCTCCACGCTCGCGCGCGCCTGCTCCAACTGCGCCAGCACGGAGCGTGCATGCGGCAAAAAAGCCTGTCCCGATTCCGTGAGCTGAATACGTCTTCCGAGCCGGTCAAACAGCCGCGCGCCCAGCTCTTCTTCCAGCTTTAGAATCTGCTGTGACAGCGAAGGCTGCGCCACCTTACAGCGCTCCGCCGCCCTGCTGAAACTTCCCGTTTCCGCGACGGCACAAACGTATTTGAGCTGCTGAATCTCCATAGCTTTTATCTATACCTAACATGGTGATTATATATTGGCGCTATCGCAGAAACCGGTGCTACAGTCAGAGGCGCTGGAGTATAGATGGCGTTCACGCAGCGAATTCCCCTGCTACGCTCAACCGCTCTCGCAACGCATCAAGGAGATCAAAGCATGTCTAGCCAAGCGAAGTGCCCCTTTCATCACACCGCCGGAGAAGGTACGCAAAATAAGGATTGGTGGCCCAATCGACTTCACCTCGAGATTCTGCATCAGCACTCCTCACTCTCTGACCCGATGGGAGAAGACTTCGACTACGCCGAGGCGTTCAAGAGCCTTGACCTTGCTGCGGTAAAGAAGGACATCGAAGCCGCGCTGACGACCTCGCAGGAGTGGTGGCCCGCTGATTTTGGCCACTATGGTCCGCTCATGATTCGTACCGCGTGGCATAGCGCAGGCACCTATCGCACGGCCGACGGTCGCGGAGGCGCAGGCCAGGGACAGCAGCGTTTTGCTCCTCTCAACAGCTGGCCCGACAACGTAAGCGTCGACAAGGGTCGCCGCCTCCTCTGGCCGGTGAAGCAGAAGTACGGCAAAAAGATCTCGTGGGCGGACCTGCTCGTCCTCGCGGGTAACGTCGCGCTGGAGTCGATGGGCTTCAAGACCTTCGGTTTTGCTGGCGGACGCAAAGACACGTGGGAGCCTTCGCAGGATGTGTATTGGGGCACCGAAACAACGTGGCTTGGCGGCGATCATCGCTACGGCAAGGGTGGCCATGCAACGCTCCCCGCCGACACTCAGATCCATCAAACGGAAACGGACCGCACCGCTGGCGGCACTGCTGAGCGCTTGCTCGAAACGCCGCTCGCCGCTGTGCAGATGGGCCTTATCTACGTGAACCCGGAAGGCCCCGACGGTGTACCTGATCCCGCAGCTTCGGCGCGTGACATCCGCGAGACCTTTGGTCGCATGGCTATGAATGACGAAGAGACGGTAGCGCTTATCGCTGGCGGACATACCTTCGGCAAGACCCACGGCGCGGGCCCTGCGGATAATGTGGGCCCTGAGCCGGAAGCTGCTCCGATCGAAATGCAAGGCATGGGTTGGGCCAACAAGTTTGGCACGGGCAAGGGCGCAGACACCATCACCAGCGGTCTCGAGGTGACTTGGACCACCAAGCCCACGCAATGGAGCAATGACTTCTTCACGCACCTC
Proteins encoded:
- a CDS encoding 4a-hydroxytetrahydrobiopterin dehydratase, whose protein sequence is MPTLLTGKILDETVANLPGWSLENGQLTRKWKFPDFSAAIKFVNQVAEIAETANHHPDIDIRYNVVITSLSTHDAGGITDLDIQIARTLLQKFGSE
- a CDS encoding Lrp/AsnC family transcriptional regulator; the encoded protein is MELDLIDRKILTLLQEDARTSYAELGRKVGLSTPSTIERVRRLEDAGVITGYKAHIDPAALGLTMSAIIRVTIAGERLVRFAQQVQKIKEVMECHRVTGGESFILRVAVRDTQHLEQVIDSLVPYVATTTSLVLASPVKWRPLTVLPERAVAVPRRKPTPR
- a CDS encoding CYCXC family (seleno)protein, producing the protein MRKFLGLMAVMAASLVASAQFSDPAKDIPAYNSQAPHAPLPPVLSGKQLTGVYFSHPYQVTAYKMAAQVPGVLFQQPCYCRCDRGMGHNSLHSCFEGLHGAECSTCMKEAAYTYRETKRGRSAAQIRAGIERGEFESIDLEHIAL
- a CDS encoding LysR family transcriptional regulator translates to MEIQQLKYVCAVAETGSFSRAAERCKVAQPSLSQQILKLEEELGARLFDRLGRRIQLTESGQAFLPHARSVLAQLEQARASVESQTADLRGSVTVGVIPTIAPYLMPVYATEFMRQLPEARLRIVEEMTPQLVEGLRDLSIDVAILALPLRHKDLETFSLQTEALYVAVPQAHTLAAKKTASLKDLRGESFVMLRDGHCFRDLSIAACTHARITPQIAFESGQLSSLLAMVAAGIGISFVPAMAVGSHPDCSYVRVSDPRVSRTVVAAVLRGRSLNHVQSAFLDQLTKRPARRR
- a CDS encoding PLP-dependent cysteine synthase family protein, with the protein product MFTELEMPVTPTSAQDIELPQRFEALEGMIGHTPLLHLEVGVDDATYNVFVKCEWKNLTGSIKDRMALHILREGYRSGALKPGFRIVEATSGNTGISFSALGRALGHPVTIFMPDWMSQERIMLMKSFGADVRLVSKAEGGFLGSIAMAEAMAANDPEIFLPRQFSNEANIAAHLCGTGKELCEQMARVGGSLDAFVAGVGTGGTVMGVGAALRRCFPEIRLHPLEPAESPTLTTGCKVGQHRIQGISDEFIPSIVKLETLDAPIAISDAEAIHMAQRLACETGMGVGISSGANLLGAVRVAMGLGAGTGVGTVFADDSKKYLSTDLTRAQTLADDCLAKRVEIRAMRVFA